The Chryseolinea soli genome contains a region encoding:
- a CDS encoding helix-turn-helix domain-containing protein has product MEKRKTKRVKTITEFHKLRGLPKPEHPLISIVEYSKIVRSPEISQVNWVLDFYNISMKKGLNAKLKYGQQEYDFDEGVMFFISPNQVFRIEAEPKATEEKSGWMLLIHPDFFWNTALAKSIRLYEFFDYSVNEALFVSEKEESMINQIIQNVQLEYHSNIDKFSKQIIVSQIETLLNYAERFYSRQFITRDKSNHQVLIRLERLLEEYFKGEQVSVKGLPVVQDIAFALNVSPKYLSALLKVLTGQNTQQHIHEMLIKKAKEKLSTTSLSVSEIAYELGFEHPQSFRFSRDKLTFIESIRII; this is encoded by the coding sequence ATGGAAAAACGTAAAACGAAAAGAGTAAAAACAATAACAGAATTCCACAAGCTCAGAGGTTTACCAAAACCTGAGCACCCACTAATCAGTATTGTAGAGTATTCGAAAATAGTCCGTTCACCGGAGATCAGCCAGGTAAACTGGGTGCTTGATTTCTATAATATTTCGATGAAGAAAGGTCTCAATGCAAAATTGAAATACGGACAACAGGAATATGACTTTGATGAAGGAGTCATGTTCTTTATTTCGCCCAACCAGGTTTTTAGAATTGAAGCGGAACCTAAAGCAACAGAAGAAAAGTCAGGCTGGATGCTGCTGATTCATCCTGACTTCTTTTGGAACACAGCGTTGGCGAAATCCATAAGACTATACGAGTTTTTTGACTATTCCGTAAACGAAGCATTGTTTGTGTCCGAAAAAGAAGAGTCAATGATTAACCAGATTATTCAAAACGTTCAGTTGGAGTATCATTCTAATATTGACAAGTTCAGTAAGCAAATTATTGTTTCACAGATAGAAACGCTGCTGAATTATGCAGAACGTTTTTATAGCAGGCAATTCATTACCCGCGATAAATCAAATCACCAGGTATTGATTCGTCTGGAAAGATTGCTGGAGGAGTACTTCAAAGGTGAGCAAGTAAGTGTGAAAGGGTTGCCCGTAGTTCAGGACATCGCTTTTGCATTGAATGTTTCACCGAAGTACTTGAGTGCGTTACTCAAAGTGTTGACAGGGCAAAATACACAGCAGCACATTCATGAAATGCTGATAAAAAAGGCCAAAGAAAAGCTTTCCACTACGAGTTTGTCCGTAAGTGAAATTGCCTACGAACTGGGCTTCGAACATCCGCAGTCTTTCAGGTTTTCGCGTGATAAACTGACGTTTATAGAATCGATTCGAATAATTTAG